A genomic stretch from Edaphobacter aggregans includes:
- the fbp gene encoding class 1 fructose-bisphosphatase — protein sequence MAMITTVQQHILQQQQDMLKATGREATGTFSWLLSGITLAAKMVEAKIRSAGLIDVLGAFGAENVQGEQQQKLDVYANQALLHCLGLRDSVAALVSEEDEEPVTFNRDPETGKYIIVFDPLDGSSNIDVNVNVGTIFSVLRRLPPEHGTLEESILQHGFRQVAAGYVLYGPSTVLVYTTGNGVYGFTLDPAIGAFVLSNERMQMPEQGSYYSVNEANAASWPEGYRAYLEMLRTGGLGREYSSRYIGSLVADFHRTLLKGGVFLYPPTSKQPKGKLRLLYEANPLAFIAEQAGGVATTGVGRILDIKPEGIHQRTPFCVGSKREMEALRAEPVW from the coding sequence ATGGCGATGATTACGACGGTGCAACAGCATATTCTGCAACAGCAGCAGGACATGTTGAAGGCGACCGGGCGCGAGGCGACAGGGACATTCAGCTGGTTGCTGAGCGGGATTACGCTGGCCGCGAAGATGGTGGAGGCGAAGATTCGCTCGGCGGGGCTGATCGACGTGCTGGGCGCGTTTGGCGCGGAGAATGTTCAGGGTGAGCAACAGCAGAAGCTGGATGTGTACGCGAATCAGGCGCTGCTGCACTGCCTTGGATTGCGCGACAGCGTGGCTGCTCTAGTGAGCGAAGAGGATGAAGAGCCGGTGACGTTCAATCGCGATCCGGAGACAGGAAAGTACATCATCGTCTTCGATCCGCTGGATGGGTCGAGCAATATTGATGTGAATGTGAACGTGGGCACGATCTTCAGCGTGCTGCGGAGGCTTCCGCCCGAACATGGAACGCTTGAGGAGTCGATTTTGCAGCATGGCTTTCGGCAGGTTGCGGCGGGCTATGTGTTGTATGGGCCTTCGACGGTGCTGGTTTACACGACGGGCAATGGCGTGTATGGATTTACGCTCGATCCTGCGATTGGCGCGTTTGTGCTGAGCAACGAGCGGATGCAGATGCCGGAGCAGGGAAGCTACTACTCGGTGAATGAGGCGAATGCGGCGAGCTGGCCGGAAGGGTATCGCGCGTATCTGGAGATGTTGCGGACGGGTGGCCTGGGTAGGGAGTACAGCTCGCGGTATATCGGCAGCCTGGTCGCGGACTTTCATCGGACGCTACTGAAGGGCGGGGTGTTTTTGTATCCGCCTACGTCGAAGCAGCCGAAGGGCAAGTTGCGGCTGCTGTATGAGGCGAATCCGCTGGCGTTTATTGCGGAGCAGGCGGGTGGAGTGGCCACGACTGGTGTTGGCAGGATTCTGGACATTAAGCCAGAGGGGATTCATCAGCGCACGCCGTTCTGCGTGGGCAGCAAGCGCGAGATGGAAGCGTTGCGAGCGGAGCCGGTGTGGTGA